The following proteins are co-located in the Ketogulonicigenium robustum genome:
- a CDS encoding ABC transporter substrate-binding protein, producing the protein MTLPSFQMPQLSLLALTVAGAGLSPALASAQDISPERCALNKAPGEVIFLTSFAYAASTGILDIVAAKELGLYDALCIDLTIQPGGTNIQLVSANTAQLAGIGGPSDTMVGIDNGAEIVGIATYGNVGAIEVITMAGSGIETLADFVGKTVGYKGAVAPQFSAMFLDNGIDPETINWVSVGFDPSILSNGQVQGLGAYKSNEPRALEAQGFEVTEWDPNAFGIQSNFNTQIANIAFAEANPTVIEDFLRATFKAYAWMNESPDNLDQALQWAAELSTAGYDIDTSRVRYNTEVALVADSLPAGMALGQQSVAQWQPEADMLERFGLVQNKPDVATAMSTVYVDAIYDDAGALIWPAP; encoded by the coding sequence ATGACCCTTCCTTCCTTCCAGATGCCGCAGCTGAGCCTTTTGGCGCTGACCGTTGCAGGTGCCGGACTTTCTCCCGCCCTCGCCAGCGCGCAAGACATCAGCCCAGAACGTTGCGCGCTGAACAAAGCGCCGGGCGAGGTGATCTTTCTGACCTCCTTCGCCTATGCGGCGTCGACCGGCATTCTGGACATTGTCGCTGCGAAAGAGCTGGGCCTTTACGACGCGCTCTGCATCGATCTGACCATCCAGCCGGGGGGCACGAATATTCAGTTGGTGTCGGCCAATACCGCGCAGTTGGCCGGTATCGGTGGCCCGTCCGACACGATGGTCGGCATTGATAACGGCGCCGAAATCGTCGGCATCGCGACCTATGGCAACGTCGGCGCGATCGAAGTGATTACCATGGCCGGCAGCGGCATCGAGACTCTGGCCGATTTCGTCGGCAAGACCGTCGGGTATAAGGGGGCCGTCGCGCCGCAGTTCTCGGCCATGTTCCTTGATAACGGGATTGATCCGGAAACGATCAACTGGGTCTCGGTCGGGTTCGACCCCAGCATTTTGTCGAACGGGCAGGTGCAGGGCCTTGGGGCGTATAAATCGAACGAGCCCCGCGCGCTGGAAGCGCAGGGCTTTGAGGTCACCGAATGGGATCCGAACGCGTTCGGCATCCAGTCGAATTTCAACACGCAGATCGCGAATATCGCTTTTGCCGAAGCCAACCCCACCGTGATCGAGGATTTTCTGCGCGCCACGTTCAAGGCCTATGCGTGGATGAACGAAAGCCCCGACAATCTGGACCAAGCGCTGCAGTGGGCGGCCGAGCTGTCGACCGCAGGCTATGACATCGACACGTCGCGCGTGCGCTATAATACCGAGGTGGCGCTGGTCGCCGATAGCCTTCCCGCCGGTATGGCGCTGGGCCAGCAAAGCGTCGCGCAATGGCAACCCGAAGCCGATATGCTGGAGCGTTTCGGCCTGGTGCAGAACAAGCCCGACGTCGCCACCGCGATGAGCACCGTTTACGTTGATGCGATTTATGACGACGCGGGCGCGCTGATCTGGCCTGCGCCCTAA
- a CDS encoding HAD family hydrolase — protein sequence MNSFPWQGVAWDIDGTLLDSEPLHARSLTAVCEMFGVAVAADDAQFVGMHIIDVWNVLRPLFPAGTTEADFMVPLRAYYRNNASDLAIIPGARDVITALHDAGVRQVCVSNSTRDVVDINLATLGMNALLQGALSLDDVTRGKPAPDPYLQGAALLGLPVDAVLAVEDSPTGVRSAQAAGLAVAMYVPAGHPEPTDVTPDFIISRLDQIPLLIPR from the coding sequence ATGAACAGCTTTCCGTGGCAGGGCGTCGCATGGGATATTGACGGCACCTTACTGGATTCCGAGCCGCTGCACGCGCGGTCGCTGACGGCGGTTTGCGAGATGTTCGGCGTCGCTGTGGCCGCCGATGACGCGCAATTTGTGGGCATGCACATTATCGATGTCTGGAACGTGCTGCGCCCCCTGTTTCCCGCCGGCACGACCGAGGCTGACTTCATGGTGCCCCTGCGCGCCTATTACCGCAACAACGCAAGCGACCTCGCCATTATTCCCGGCGCGCGCGACGTGATCACCGCCCTGCATGATGCAGGGGTGCGGCAGGTGTGTGTCTCGAACTCGACCCGCGACGTTGTGGACATCAACCTTGCCACACTGGGAATGAACGCGCTGCTGCAAGGCGCGCTGAGTTTGGACGATGTGACACGCGGCAAGCCTGCACCCGACCCCTACTTGCAGGGCGCGGCGCTGCTGGGCCTGCCGGTGGATGCCGTTCTGGCGGTCGAGGATAGCCCCACGGGGGTGCGGTCGGCGCAGGCGGCTGGACTGGCCGTTGCCATGTATGTGCCTGCGGGGCACCCCGAACCCACCGATGTCACCCCTGATTTCATCATCAGCCGCCTTGACCAGATCCCCCTGCTAATCCCCCGCTGA
- a CDS encoding BtpA/SgcQ family protein, producing MTKFAQLFPGIKPVIAMVHLNPMPGTPLYDADAGIEGIYNAALKDLQALQAADVDAVMFGNENDRPYELNVDVATTSAMAFVIGRLREVLQKPFGVNVLWDPDATVALAAATGASFIREIFTGTYASDMGPWTPNAGRAMRYARRLDRKDLVILNNVSAEFAHSMDGRPLADRARSAVFSSIPDAVLVSGAITGEAAKMLDLENVKAVLPDVPVLANTGVKHETVADVLKIADGCIVGSSLKVDGHTWNAVDPERAKAFMAVVKAGRA from the coding sequence ATGACGAAATTCGCGCAGTTGTTTCCGGGGATCAAGCCCGTCATCGCGATGGTGCACTTGAACCCGATGCCCGGAACGCCGCTGTATGACGCGGATGCGGGGATCGAGGGGATTTACAACGCCGCCTTGAAAGACTTGCAGGCCCTGCAAGCCGCCGATGTCGACGCGGTGATGTTCGGCAACGAAAACGACCGCCCCTACGAATTGAATGTCGATGTGGCAACGACCTCGGCCATGGCTTTTGTCATCGGGCGCCTGCGCGAGGTTTTGCAAAAACCGTTCGGTGTCAATGTCCTGTGGGACCCCGATGCCACCGTCGCGCTGGCCGCCGCCACCGGCGCGTCGTTCATTCGCGAGATTTTCACCGGCACTTACGCATCGGATATGGGGCCGTGGACGCCGAACGCCGGGCGCGCCATGCGCTACGCGCGCCGTCTGGATCGCAAGGATCTGGTGATCTTGAACAACGTCTCGGCCGAATTCGCCCATTCGATGGATGGTCGCCCACTGGCCGATCGCGCCCGCTCGGCCGTGTTTTCGTCGATCCCCGATGCGGTTCTGGTATCGGGTGCCATCACGGGCGAGGCGGCCAAAATGCTGGATCTGGAAAACGTCAAAGCAGTGCTGCCGGATGTGCCGGTGCTGGCCAACACGGGGGTCAAGCACGAAACGGTCGCAGATGTGTTAAAGATTGCCGATGGCTGCATCGTCGGCTCGTCGTTGAAGGTTGATGGCCACACGTGGAATGCCGTCGATCCTGAGCGCGCCAAAGCGTTCATGGCGGTCGTTAAAGCGGGCCGCGCCTAA
- a CDS encoding amidohydrolase family protein, whose amino-acid sequence MAIVIDNLHAGGAPFSLLIADGVIAAIGPDSDMPADTVRYDAGGALLSPGFTDAHVHLDKAMILGRCPICEGTLPEAVHLTATAKAAFTEDDVYARAEAVIEMAVRAGTQAMRSFVEVDPRAGLRSFHALKRLRAEWADVIDLQLCVFAQEGLTQEMETVDLMREAMALGGDVVGGCPYTDPDPVAHVGLIFDLAAEFDADVDFHVDFNLDASGSILPEIIDQTTQRGWNGRVTVGHATKFAAFPPSQRADLARRMHAAGVALVVLPATDSYLNGDASDPMRPRGVAPAYALSQLGATVAVATNNVQNPFTPFGDANLLRMAGYYANIDQLSSDAQMEDVFAMICEKPAHILGRQGHALTVGAPADFILLAADSRADAVRANSPVVGVIKGGKMRLWAPRQPLTRG is encoded by the coding sequence ATGGCCATCGTCATCGACAATCTGCATGCGGGCGGCGCGCCCTTTTCCCTGTTGATCGCCGATGGCGTCATCGCGGCCATCGGCCCCGACAGCGACATGCCAGCCGACACGGTGCGTTACGATGCGGGCGGGGCGCTGCTGTCGCCGGGGTTTACCGATGCACATGTGCACCTAGACAAGGCAATGATTCTGGGGCGCTGCCCGATTTGCGAGGGCACCCTGCCCGAGGCTGTCCACCTGACCGCCACCGCCAAAGCCGCCTTTACCGAGGACGATGTCTACGCCCGCGCCGAGGCCGTGATCGAAATGGCTGTCCGCGCAGGCACGCAAGCCATGCGCAGCTTTGTCGAGGTTGATCCCCGCGCGGGACTGCGCAGCTTCCACGCCCTCAAGCGGCTGCGGGCCGAATGGGCCGATGTGATCGACCTGCAACTATGCGTCTTTGCGCAAGAGGGGCTGACGCAAGAGATGGAAACCGTCGACCTGATGCGCGAGGCCATGGCCTTGGGCGGCGACGTGGTGGGCGGGTGCCCCTATACCGACCCCGATCCGGTGGCGCATGTCGGGCTGATCTTCGATCTGGCCGCCGAGTTTGATGCGGATGTCGATTTCCACGTCGACTTCAACCTCGACGCGTCAGGGTCCATCCTGCCCGAAATCATCGACCAAACCACGCAGCGCGGCTGGAACGGGCGCGTCACGGTGGGACATGCGACCAAATTTGCAGCCTTCCCCCCGTCGCAACGGGCCGATCTGGCGCGCCGCATGCACGCAGCGGGTGTCGCGCTGGTGGTGCTACCCGCGACCGACAGCTACCTGAACGGCGACGCGTCCGACCCCATGCGCCCCCGCGGCGTCGCGCCCGCCTATGCCCTGTCCCAACTCGGGGCGACCGTCGCGGTGGCAACGAATAATGTCCAAAATCCCTTCACGCCCTTTGGCGATGCAAATTTGCTGCGTATGGCAGGGTATTACGCCAATATCGACCAGCTATCGTCCGACGCGCAGATGGAGGACGTGTTCGCCATGATCTGTGAAAAGCCCGCGCATATTCTGGGGCGTCAGGGGCATGCGCTCACCGTTGGGGCACCTGCAGATTTCATCTTGCTGGCCGCCGACAGCCGCGCCGATGCTGTGCGCGCCAACAGCCCCGTGGTGGGCGTCATCAAGGGTGGCAAGATGCGGCTTTGGGCCCCACGCCAGCCCCTGACCCGGGGCTGA
- a CDS encoding SDR family NAD(P)-dependent oxidoreductase, with amino-acid sequence MGEHELAVQQHPGLSGKVAFVTGGAGGIGLAIAQGLAAQGVRVVIADLDLPAASAAASALGDGHHAVAIDVRQRASVQAAFDQALVLTGTVDICIANAGVSTMRAACDLTDDDWDFNMDVNARGVFLTNQIAARYFMATAKGCIVNTASLAAKVGAPLLAHYSASKFAVVGWTQGLARELAPRGIRVNAVCPGFVRTAMQERELVWEAELRGMTPAAVQADYISQTPLGRIETPQDVAGVVVFLCSDAARFMTGQAINVTGGVYMT; translated from the coding sequence ATGGGCGAACACGAACTGGCAGTACAGCAACACCCAGGATTGAGCGGAAAGGTCGCGTTCGTGACAGGCGGTGCCGGTGGCATCGGCCTTGCCATCGCGCAGGGGCTGGCAGCCCAGGGGGTGCGGGTGGTGATTGCCGACCTTGACCTGCCCGCCGCGTCCGCAGCCGCTTCAGCCTTGGGGGACGGGCACCACGCAGTGGCCATCGACGTGCGTCAACGCGCATCCGTGCAGGCTGCGTTCGATCAGGCGCTGGTGCTGACCGGAACGGTCGACATCTGTATCGCAAACGCAGGCGTTTCAACCATGCGCGCGGCGTGCGATTTGACCGATGACGACTGGGACTTCAACATGGACGTGAACGCCCGCGGCGTGTTCCTGACCAACCAGATCGCCGCGCGCTATTTTATGGCCACAGCCAAGGGCTGCATCGTCAATACCGCATCGCTGGCGGCCAAGGTCGGTGCGCCGCTGTTGGCGCATTATTCGGCCAGCAAATTCGCCGTCGTGGGTTGGACGCAGGGGCTGGCGCGCGAACTGGCCCCGCGCGGCATTCGCGTGAACGCCGTCTGCCCCGGTTTCGTCCGCACCGCCATGCAAGAGCGCGAGTTGGTGTGGGAGGCCGAGTTGCGCGGCATGACCCCCGCCGCCGTGCAGGCCGATTACATTTCGCAGACCCCGCTGGGTCGCATTGAAACCCCGCAGGACGTGGCCGGTGTGGTCGTCTTCCTGTGTTCGGACGCCGCGCGTTTTATGACGGGGCAGGCGATCAATGTGACCGGCGGCGTCTACATGACATGA
- a CDS encoding ABC transporter ATP-binding protein — protein sequence MNTSLGAAAPTGAIVIDQVSKTFDRGDDVVRALVDVNLTFQEGTFVTLFGPSGCGKTTLLRILAGLEEMTAGTVSLFGETPAQAARAKNVAWVPQSAALLPWLSIRSNILLSQFVNRAADRMPAGDRKRIPEDPDKVLAELGLADFAHARPAQLSGGMRQRAAIARGFVQGAPLMLMDEPFSALDELTREAIRLRLLDVWEKNRKTVVFVTHSAPEAVLLSDKVVVMTPRPGRVHRVVDIDLPRPRSRAILESAAFIDKVREVQSILREGWEADE from the coding sequence ATGAATACCTCCTTGGGCGCCGCTGCGCCGACCGGAGCAATCGTTATCGATCAGGTCAGCAAGACCTTTGATCGTGGTGACGATGTGGTGCGGGCGTTGGTTGACGTGAATCTGACCTTTCAGGAAGGCACGTTTGTTACGTTGTTCGGGCCATCGGGCTGCGGCAAAACCACCCTGCTGCGGATTCTGGCCGGGCTGGAGGAGATGACCGCAGGCACCGTCAGTCTGTTTGGCGAAACCCCCGCACAGGCGGCGCGGGCCAAAAATGTCGCTTGGGTGCCGCAAAGCGCGGCGCTGCTGCCGTGGTTGTCGATCCGGTCGAATATTCTGCTGTCGCAATTTGTGAACCGCGCCGCCGACCGTATGCCTGCGGGCGATCGTAAGCGGATACCCGAAGACCCCGACAAGGTTTTGGCCGAATTGGGGTTGGCCGATTTTGCCCATGCGCGGCCTGCGCAGCTTTCGGGCGGCATGCGCCAGCGCGCGGCGATTGCCCGCGGCTTCGTGCAGGGCGCGCCGCTGATGCTGATGGACGAGCCTTTTTCCGCGCTGGACGAACTGACGCGCGAGGCGATCCGGCTGCGCCTGTTGGACGTGTGGGAAAAGAACCGCAAAACAGTGGTGTTCGTGACCCATTCCGCGCCCGAGGCGGTACTGTTGTCGGACAAGGTCGTGGTGATGACGCCGCGCCCCGGCCGCGTGCATCGGGTTGTCGATATCGATCTGCCGCGCCCGCGCAGCCGCGCCATTTTGGAAAGCGCGGCCTTCATCGACAAGGTGCGCGAGGTGCAAAGCATCCTCCGCGAGGGATGGGAGGCCGACGAATGA
- a CDS encoding FGGY-family carbohydrate kinase codes for MPVFLGLDIGTTSTIGILIDSAGAVLTKAARPVTLYADHPGWAEEDPQQWWDNVCALIPDLLQDSGCAAADIAGIGVGGMLPATILLDAQGHVLRRAIQQSDGRCGAEVAEMRAQIDEAAFLAQAGNGVNQQLVGAKLRWLARHEPQVLAQADTVMGSYDYINFKLTGVRAIEQNWALEAGVVAVATHQIDPAQAEATGIPARLLPRLVAATEVLGHVTPDAAAATGLAAGTPVMGGAADMIASCLGAGVVANGDVLLKFGGAVDILTATDTAHPDARLFLDYHLIPDLWMPNGCMSTGGAVLNWFVDTFAADITPLDGSRHKALDALAAQRPAGSLGLVFLPYLLGEKTPLHDPDAKGVFWGMTLSHDLGHIWRALLESYAYAIRHHIQTFAEIGYNPQRFFVSDGGAQSDVWMQIVADVIGQSLQRLSGHPGTCLGAAWVAAVGTGAAEWDGITAFTQKEALISPNAAHRALYDAQFAAFLNLYQRLKGFGV; via the coding sequence ATGCCCGTTTTTCTGGGTCTCGATATCGGGACGACATCGACCATCGGTATCTTGATCGATAGCGCCGGGGCCGTGCTGACCAAGGCCGCGCGCCCCGTGACCCTTTACGCCGATCACCCCGGCTGGGCCGAGGAAGACCCACAGCAGTGGTGGGACAACGTCTGCGCGCTGATCCCCGATCTGCTACAGGACAGCGGTTGCGCCGCAGCTGATATCGCGGGCATTGGCGTTGGCGGCATGCTGCCAGCGACGATCTTGCTAGATGCGCAAGGCCACGTGCTGCGCCGCGCGATCCAGCAAAGCGACGGCCGCTGCGGCGCGGAAGTCGCCGAGATGCGCGCCCAGATCGACGAGGCTGCGTTTCTGGCGCAGGCTGGGAACGGCGTGAACCAGCAATTGGTCGGCGCCAAGCTGCGCTGGCTGGCCCGCCACGAACCGCAGGTGCTGGCGCAAGCCGACACCGTCATGGGCTCGTATGACTATATCAACTTCAAACTGACGGGCGTGCGCGCGATCGAACAGAACTGGGCGCTCGAGGCCGGTGTCGTTGCCGTCGCCACGCACCAGATCGACCCTGCTCAGGCCGAGGCGACCGGAATTCCCGCCCGGCTACTGCCCCGCCTTGTCGCCGCAACCGAGGTGCTGGGCCACGTCACCCCCGACGCTGCCGCCGCAACGGGGCTTGCCGCTGGCACGCCCGTGATGGGCGGCGCGGCCGATATGATCGCGTCATGTCTGGGCGCGGGTGTGGTGGCAAATGGGGATGTTCTGCTGAAATTCGGCGGCGCCGTCGATATTTTGACGGCGACCGATACCGCCCACCCCGACGCGCGGCTGTTTCTGGACTACCACCTTATCCCGGACCTCTGGATGCCGAACGGCTGCATGTCGACCGGCGGCGCGGTGCTGAACTGGTTCGTCGATACGTTTGCCGCCGACATTACCCCACTCGACGGCTCGCGCCACAAAGCGCTGGACGCGCTGGCCGCTCAGCGCCCCGCGGGGTCGCTGGGGCTGGTGTTTCTGCCCTATCTACTGGGCGAGAAAACCCCCCTGCACGACCCCGATGCCAAGGGCGTGTTCTGGGGGATGACCCTGTCGCACGATCTGGGGCACATCTGGCGCGCGCTGCTGGAATCCTATGCCTATGCTATCCGCCACCACATCCAGACTTTCGCCGAAATTGGCTACAACCCGCAGCGATTCTTCGTCTCGGATGGCGGCGCGCAAAGCGATGTCTGGATGCAGATCGTGGCCGATGTCATTGGGCAATCGCTGCAACGCCTTTCGGGGCATCCCGGCACCTGCCTTGGGGCCGCATGGGTGGCTGCTGTCGGCACCGGCGCGGCTGAATGGGATGGCATCACAGCCTTTACCCAGAAAGAGGCCCTCATTTCACCCAACGCTGCGCATCGTGCCTTGTATGACGCGCAGTTTGCCGCTTTCCTGAACCTCTATCAGCGATTGAAGGGCTTCGGTGTATGA
- a CDS encoding gamma-glutamyltransferase family protein: protein MAFCAISPHPEATKIGNALLADGHSAAAAAVAMGAYLSVAMPHFCGIGGDAVWLVSDRTGAVQAINGIGQAFDFTAQVDQIDTRGPRSILTTAAAVATWDAALRLFGDTTALSTLLGPAARAAADGIVVTPSQAFWRDMRAEEMAAWHGFAPYRNAPAGSLLRQPALANTLTALIENGLPDFYTGTLANTILDDLAQLGVPATAADLAATSARVTPALSVGYRGAQLYAPPPPTQGVTTLQIMGILAASGPARTGAADYHLMVEAVKRAFLDRRTLDDSPQAHAAAIATLAPAHLQAQAAAIDPNQALPWPWPYNSADTVYFAAYDQNGGCVSALQSTYFDWGSGCVLPQTGLIWHNRGASFGLTDGPNRLAPRRRPFHTLNPGIATKGGKPWLLYGTQGADGQPQTLTVLLRHAIDQNLPPADALRAPRFLLGRTFSDGRDTLKLEPTGYEDALRALGHQISPIAPLSPLAGQAGMIRIEGETVTCAHDQRGQG, encoded by the coding sequence ATGGCTTTTTGCGCCATCAGCCCCCACCCTGAAGCGACGAAAATCGGCAACGCGCTGTTGGCCGATGGCCACAGCGCCGCAGCCGCCGCCGTCGCCATGGGGGCCTATCTTTCCGTCGCCATGCCACATTTTTGCGGGATTGGCGGCGATGCGGTCTGGTTGGTCAGCGATCGCACGGGCGCGGTACAAGCGATCAACGGCATTGGGCAAGCGTTCGACTTCACCGCGCAGGTCGACCAAATCGACACACGCGGGCCGCGGTCCATCCTTACAACAGCCGCCGCCGTCGCCACGTGGGACGCTGCTCTGCGCCTGTTTGGCGATACCACGGCGCTTTCGACCCTGCTCGGCCCAGCGGCCCGGGCCGCGGCCGATGGGATCGTGGTAACCCCATCGCAAGCGTTCTGGCGCGACATGCGCGCCGAGGAGATGGCCGCGTGGCACGGTTTCGCCCCCTATCGCAACGCGCCTGCTGGTAGCCTGCTGCGACAGCCTGCGCTGGCCAACACCCTGACAGCGTTGATCGAAAACGGCTTGCCTGATTTCTACACAGGCACACTCGCCAACACCATTTTGGATGATCTGGCGCAGTTGGGCGTGCCCGCCACCGCCGCTGATTTGGCCGCGACCAGCGCCCGCGTCACGCCTGCGCTTTCGGTGGGCTATCGCGGCGCGCAGCTTTACGCACCCCCGCCGCCGACCCAAGGGGTCACCACCCTTCAGATCATGGGTATTCTGGCAGCCAGCGGCCCTGCACGAACAGGCGCCGCCGACTACCACCTGATGGTCGAAGCGGTAAAACGTGCCTTTCTGGATCGCCGCACGCTAGACGATTCACCGCAGGCCCACGCGGCAGCTATTGCGACGCTGGCCCCCGCGCATCTGCAAGCGCAGGCCGCAGCGATCGACCCCAATCAGGCCCTGCCCTGGCCGTGGCCCTACAACAGCGCCGATACCGTCTATTTTGCCGCTTACGACCAGAATGGCGGCTGCGTTTCCGCACTGCAAAGCACGTACTTCGACTGGGGTAGCGGCTGCGTTTTGCCCCAAACGGGGCTGATCTGGCATAACCGCGGGGCCAGCTTTGGCTTGACCGACGGGCCGAACCGCCTTGCCCCGCGCAGGCGACCCTTTCATACGCTGAACCCCGGGATAGCGACCAAGGGCGGCAAACCCTGGCTGCTTTACGGCACGCAAGGGGCCGACGGGCAGCCGCAGACGCTGACCGTCCTGCTACGCCACGCGATCGACCAGAACCTGCCCCCCGCCGATGCCCTACGCGCGCCGCGCTTTCTGCTGGGGCGCACATTTTCGGACGGGCGTGATACGCTAAAGCTTGAACCGACGGGGTATGAGGATGCGCTGCGCGCCCTTGGGCACCAGATCAGCCCGATCGCGCCGCTAAGCCCGTTGGCCGGCCAAGCCGGCATGATCCGCATCGAGGGTGAGACTGTGACCTGCGCGCACGACCAGCGCGGTCAGGGCTGA
- a CDS encoding DeoR/GlpR family DNA-binding transcription regulator translates to MNSDDWQAPTTRSPAPHERQKLPGQARLAAILERLYAGGSVSVVDLAKEFNVSDMTVRRDLAELEAEGHLARVHGGAVPTARGPHAVVDDIEPEFDARFARNRAAKETIAHEAARILSQYRTVALDVGTSVYLVAQMMEKPARKRVFTNSVRVAQLLSQSPSEVYLAGGRVRADEMSITGPIAVSQFSQLFFDVAVIGVSGLTADGLFDYSIEDSEMKRVYVNQSAVRVVLCDSSKFERMSLTRICALQDISVLITDAPPPAELDALLREAGVDVRVVGGRQDQP, encoded by the coding sequence ATGAATTCTGACGATTGGCAAGCCCCGACCACCCGCAGCCCCGCCCCGCACGAGCGGCAGAAACTGCCGGGGCAAGCGCGGCTGGCAGCCATTTTGGAACGCCTTTATGCGGGCGGGTCGGTTTCGGTCGTCGATTTGGCCAAGGAATTCAATGTATCCGACATGACCGTGCGCCGAGATCTGGCCGAGCTGGAGGCCGAGGGCCATCTGGCCCGCGTCCACGGCGGCGCAGTGCCCACCGCGCGCGGGCCCCATGCGGTGGTCGATGATATCGAGCCCGAGTTCGACGCCCGTTTCGCCCGCAACCGCGCCGCCAAGGAAACCATCGCCCACGAAGCGGCGCGGATCTTGTCGCAATATCGCACGGTCGCGCTGGATGTGGGAACATCGGTCTATCTGGTCGCGCAGATGATGGAAAAGCCCGCGCGCAAGCGGGTGTTCACCAACTCGGTCCGCGTGGCGCAGCTGCTGTCGCAATCCCCGTCCGAGGTGTATCTGGCGGGCGGCCGCGTGCGCGCGGACGAGATGTCGATCACCGGCCCTATTGCCGTAAGCCAGTTCTCGCAACTGTTTTTCGATGTCGCGGTCATCGGCGTGTCGGGCCTGACGGCCGACGGGTTGTTCGATTATTCCATCGAAGACAGCGAAATGAAGCGTGTCTATGTGAACCAGTCCGCCGTGCGCGTGGTTCTGTGCGATTCATCGAAGTTTGAGCGTATGTCCCTGACGCGGATTTGCGCGCTGCAGGATATATCGGTGTTGATCACCGACGCGCCGCCCCCCGCCGAACTTGATGCGCTGCTGCGCGAGGCGGGCGTTGATGTCCGCGTTGTCGGCGGGCGGCAGGATCAGCCCTGA
- a CDS encoding amidohydrolase family protein, translated as MDDLFVKNLRLGDLGTQSILIRQGRIAAIGALPEPADTPVFDAGGRLALPAMVDGHIHLDKTLIGLPFIPHLPGETVAARIAAERQLRRDLDVPVRLRGGALLDRLATYGTVAVRSHIDIDTEIGLRHVEEVLALRETHGHLVDIQTVAFPQSGILRDKGTADLMAAALRAGVDLVGGLDPAGIDGDITGHLDTVFGLADKYGVGVDIHLHDPADLGAHELQQIALRTEALGLQGRVNVSHAFCLGALGDARLGEVADHLARAGVSIMTSAPGPVPMPPIKALRAAGVQVFAANDNIRDAWSPFGNGDLLERAGILCDRQDFRADADLALAYDLVSTVPSALLGRSGTGLAVGAPADFILLRAASIAEAVADRAGERVVIKAGRVVAVDGKLVGGQSPGNSGLPSLARKS; from the coding sequence ATGGACGATCTGTTTGTGAAAAACCTGCGGCTGGGTGATTTAGGCACCCAGTCGATCCTGATCCGGCAGGGGCGTATCGCGGCCATTGGGGCGCTGCCCGAGCCCGCCGACACGCCGGTTTTTGATGCGGGCGGGCGTTTGGCGCTGCCCGCCATGGTCGACGGGCACATCCATCTGGATAAGACGCTGATTGGCCTGCCGTTCATTCCGCACCTGCCCGGCGAAACGGTGGCCGCCCGCATTGCAGCCGAGCGGCAGTTGCGGCGCGATCTGGATGTGCCCGTCCGTCTGCGCGGCGGCGCGCTGTTGGATCGACTGGCCACCTACGGAACCGTGGCCGTGCGCAGCCATATCGATATCGACACCGAAATCGGGCTGCGGCACGTCGAGGAAGTTCTGGCGCTGCGCGAAACCCACGGCCATTTGGTCGACATCCAGACCGTCGCCTTCCCGCAATCGGGTATTTTGCGCGACAAGGGCACGGCCGATCTGATGGCTGCGGCGCTGCGCGCGGGGGTCGATCTGGTCGGGGGCCTCGATCCGGCGGGGATTGATGGGGACATTACCGGGCATCTCGATACGGTTTTCGGGCTGGCCGACAAATACGGCGTTGGGGTGGACATTCACCTGCACGACCCCGCTGATCTGGGCGCGCACGAGTTGCAACAGATTGCCCTGCGCACCGAGGCGCTGGGCCTGCAGGGCCGCGTCAACGTCAGCCACGCCTTCTGTCTGGGCGCGTTGGGCGACGCGCGACTGGGTGAGGTGGCCGATCATCTGGCGCGCGCGGGGGTGTCGATCATGACATCTGCCCCTGGGCCAGTGCCGATGCCGCCTATCAAGGCCCTGCGCGCCGCAGGGGTGCAGGTGTTTGCGGCCAATGACAATATTCGCGATGCGTGGTCACCTTTCGGTAACGGCGATCTGCTAGAGCGCGCGGGAATTCTGTGTGATCGACAGGACTTTCGGGCCGATGCCGATTTGGCGCTGGCCTATGACTTGGTCAGCACTGTGCCTTCGGCCCTGCTGGGGCGTAGCGGCACGGGGCTGGCGGTTGGCGCGCCTGCCGATTTTATCCTGCTGCGCGCGGCCAGCATTGCCGAGGCCGTCGCCGACCGCGCGGGCGAGCGGGTTGTGATCAAGGCGGGTCGGGTTGTTGCTGTGGATGGCAAGCTGGTTGGGGGGCAGTCGCCGGGTAACTCGGGCTTGCCTTCATTGGCCCGAAAATCGTAA